Proteins from a single region of Choloepus didactylus isolate mChoDid1 chromosome 10, mChoDid1.pri, whole genome shotgun sequence:
- the RMI1 gene encoding recQ-mediated genome instability protein 1 has product MSVAGIALRAETWLSATWHVKVPLMWLEACINWIQEENNNANLSQAQMNKQVFEQWLLTDLRDLEHPLLPEGILEVPRGELNGFYALQINSLVDVSQPAYSQIQKLRGKNTTNDQVTAETQVTQKPWEAKPSRMLMLQLTDGIVQMQGMEYHSIPALHSDLSPGTKILIYGNISFRLGVLLLKPENVKVLGGEVDALLEEYAQEKVLARLIGEQPDPLVSDIPNNSNQSIPRITDVLDPALEPSDEELLASLNENDGLAADNDTSLERCFSTGSSSNTVATRKSSFEPGFMVSPRPEEEPPNQSMHLIDGELDDFSLEEVLLLEETVQKEQVEIKESQLLALNRNTDESVERISHKSNTLDNFSLICKIENNNWNEKNLSEQVTNEEKSFACLSARDSNVFSIHHNVPLSPDFTNKNQNSKTDDKVKQSISSSNGHSLTHKILNRELVNYVPKRTLQISEENEHHLQTCSLKSSENSTNLSITMDMYSPPFIYLSVLMASKPKEVITVKVKAFIVTLTGNLSSSGGIWSITAKVSDGTAYLDVDFIDEILTSLIGFSVPEMKQLKKDPFQYQKFLEGLQKCQRDLIDLCCLMTISFNPSTSKAMVLALQDVNVDHLENLKKRLNK; this is encoded by the coding sequence atgagtgtagCTGGTATTGCATTAAGAGCTGAAACCTGGCTTTCAGCTACGTGGCATGTTAAAGTACCTCTAATGTGGCTGGAAGCTTGTATCAACTGGatccaagaagaaaataataatgctaATTTGAGTCAGgcacaaatgaataaacaagtgTTTGAACAATGGCTCCTCACTGATCTGAGAGATTTAGAGCACCCTCTTTTGCCTGAGGGCATTTTAGAAGTTCCAAGAGGAGAACTGAATGGATTTTATGCCCTGCAGATTAATTCATTGGTTGATGTAAGTCAGCCTGCTTATTCCCAGATACAGAAGTTGAGAGGAAAGAATACAACAAATGATCAAGTAACAGCTGAAACACAAGTAACCCAAAAACCTTGGGAAGCAAAGCCTTCACGAATGTTGATGCTACAGTTAACTGATGGGATTGTACAAATGCAGGGAATGGAGTATCATTCTATTCCAGCTCTTCATAGTGACCTTTCTCCAGGTACAAAAATTTTGATTTATGGGAACATTTCTTTCCGTCTTGGTGTTCTCTTGTTGAAACCAGAAAATGTTAAGGTGTTAGGAGGTGAAGTAGATGCCCTTTTAGAAGAATATGCCCAGGAAAAAGTACTTGCAAGATTAATTGGGGAACAACCTGATCCTTTAGTTTCAGACATACCAAATAATTCTAACCAAAGCATCCCCAGAATTACAGATGTTCTAGACCCTGCGTTAGAACCTTCTGATGAAGAACTCTTAGCAAGTCTTAATGAAAATGATGGGCTTGCAGCAGATAATGACACCTCTTTGGAAAGATGTTTCAGCACAGGTAGCTCCTCAAATACTGTTGCTACAAGAAAGTCAAGTTTTGAACCAGGATTTATGGTTTCTCCAAGACCAGAGGAAGAACCACCAAATCAATCTATGCATCTCATTGATGGAGAATTAGATGACTTTTCATTGGAAGAGGTCTTGCTTTTAGAAGAAACTGTCCAGAAAGAACAAGTGGAGATAAAAGAATCACAGCTGTTAGCTTTGAACAGAAACACAGATGAAAGTGTAGAGAGAATTTCACATAAATCTAATACTCTggataatttttctttgatttgcaaaattgaaaacaataatTGGAATGAAAAAAACTTATCTGAACAAGTGACTAATGAAGAGAAATCTTTTGCTTGTCTATCTGCTAGAGACAGTAACGTTTTTTCAATTCATCATAATGTACCCTTATCCCCTGATTTTACCAATAAAAATCAGAACTCAAAGACGGAtgataaagtaaaacaaagtATCAGCAGTTCAAATGGGCATTCCTTAactcataaaatattaaatagagaGCTGGTTAATTATGTTCCAAAAAGAACTTTACAAATTTCTGAGGAAAATGAACACCATTTACAGACTTGTTCTTTAAAATCATCAGAGAATAGCACTAATCTTTCTATCACAATGGATATGTATTCTCCACCGTTTATCTATTTGTCTGTTCTAATGGCCAGCAAACCAAAGGAAGTTATAACAGTGAAAGTCAAAGCATTTATTGTAACCTTAACTGGGAATCTCTCAAGTTCTGGTGGCATTTGGAGTATAACTGCAAAGGTTTCTGATGGTACTGCATACCTAGATGTAGACTTTATAGATGAGATACTTACCAGCCTAATAGGGTTTTCAGTACCAGAAATGAAACAGTTGAAAAAGGACCCTTTTCAGTACCAAAAGTTCTTGGAAGGTTTGCAGAAATGTCAGAGAGATCTAATAGATTTGTGCTGTTTAAtgactatttcatttaatccctcCACGTCTAAAGCAATGGTACTGGCATTACAAGATGTTAATGTGGATCACCTTGAGAACCTAAAGAAgcgattaaataaataa
- the LOC119504592 gene encoding SRSF protein kinase 3-like, whose translation MEDIQTRQYQAMEGLIRSEYSPLGDIRSTVCTAFELATGDYLFEPHSGEDYNRNQDHFAHILSSGETSSQAFALSAAIPGSPSTREGSCDTSTTSSTRA comes from the coding sequence ATGGAGGACATCCAAACTCGACAGTACCAGGCCATGGAGGGCCTGATCCGCTCTGAGTACAGCCCGCTGGGGGACATCCGGAGTACCGTGTGCACGGCCTTCGAGCTGGCCACCGGCGACTACCTGTTCGAGCCCCACTCTGGAGAGGACTACAACCGCAACCAGGATCACTTCGCCCACATCTTGAGTTCCGGGGAGACATCCTCCCAGGCGTTCGCCCTCTCGGCTGCTATTCCCGGGAGTCCTTCAACCAGAGAGGGGAGCTGCGACACATCCACAACCTCAAGCACTAGGGCCTGA